A window of Streptomyces sp. DG1A-41 contains these coding sequences:
- a CDS encoding YceD family protein: MALNARLDHRNPLVFDTHELGRRPGALQRLTRTVDAPKDFGIKGVIGVPEGAPVELELRLESVMEGVLVTGTARADAEGECVRCLEPLQLDVEADFQEMFSYPDADDRGRVIAEPGDDAEDDEDRLFLEDGLFDLEPVLRDAVVLALPMQPVCQEDCPGLCAECGARLADDPDHHHDAVDIRWAALQGLADTMSDGEKDEMSGAEPGVDEKQEK; this comes from the coding sequence ATGGCCCTGAACGCCCGCCTCGACCACCGCAACCCCCTCGTGTTCGACACGCACGAGCTGGGCCGGCGGCCCGGTGCGCTACAGCGCCTGACCCGCACGGTCGACGCTCCCAAGGACTTCGGTATCAAGGGAGTCATCGGAGTGCCGGAAGGCGCCCCGGTGGAGCTCGAACTCCGCCTGGAGTCGGTCATGGAAGGGGTGCTCGTCACAGGCACCGCCCGTGCCGATGCCGAGGGGGAGTGCGTAAGGTGTCTGGAGCCGCTTCAGCTCGACGTCGAAGCGGATTTCCAGGAGATGTTCTCGTACCCTGACGCCGACGACCGGGGCCGCGTGATCGCGGAACCGGGCGACGACGCCGAGGACGACGAGGACAGGCTCTTCCTCGAGGACGGCCTGTTCGACCTCGAGCCCGTGCTGCGTGATGCGGTGGTGCTCGCACTGCCGATGCAGCCGGTGTGCCAGGAAGACTGCCCTGGTCTGTGTGCCGAATGCGGCGCACGGCTGGCGGACGACCCGGACCACCACCATGACGCCGTCGACATCCGTTGGGCGGCACTGCAGGGACTCGCCGACACCATGTCGGACGGCGAGAAGGACGAGATGAGCGGCGCCGAACCGGGCGTCGACGAGAAGCAGGAGAAGTAG
- the rsmD gene encoding 16S rRNA (guanine(966)-N(2))-methyltransferase RsmD, which yields MTRVIAGTAGGRRLAVPPGTGTRPTSDRAREGLFSTWQSLLGGPLDGERVLDLYAGSGAVGLEALSRGAGHTLLVEADARATRTVRENVKSLGLPGAEVRSGKAEQIIRTTPPGEPYDLVFLDPPYAVTDDDLREILLTLRSEGWLAEEALVTVERSTRGGEFRWPEGFEALRARRYGEGTFWYGRAASTCEDAR from the coding sequence ATGACCCGCGTGATCGCCGGCACCGCCGGCGGACGCCGCCTGGCCGTCCCGCCAGGAACAGGAACCCGCCCCACATCGGACCGCGCCCGAGAGGGCCTCTTCTCCACCTGGCAGTCCCTCCTCGGCGGCCCCCTGGACGGCGAACGCGTCCTGGACCTCTACGCGGGATCAGGAGCCGTCGGCCTGGAGGCCCTCTCCCGCGGTGCCGGCCACACCCTCCTCGTCGAGGCCGACGCGCGAGCGACCCGCACGGTCCGCGAGAACGTGAAGTCCCTCGGACTCCCGGGCGCCGAGGTCAGATCAGGCAAAGCGGAACAGATCATCCGCACGACACCCCCCGGCGAGCCGTACGACCTCGTCTTCCTCGACCCGCCGTACGCCGTCACGGACGACGATCTCCGCGAGATCCTGCTCACACTCCGCTCGGAAGGCTGGCTCGCCGAAGAAGCCCTCGTCACCGTGGAGCGCAGCACCAGAGGCGGTGAATTCCGGTGGCCCGAAGGCTTCGAAGCCCTCCGGGCCCGTCGCTACGGCGAGGGAACGTTTTGGTACGGTCGCGCCGCCTCTACGTGCGAAGACGCACGATGA
- the rpmF gene encoding 50S ribosomal protein L32 — protein sequence MAVPKRKMSRSNTRHRRSQWKAAVPTLVACERCHEPKQQHIACPSCGTYNKRQVLEV from the coding sequence GTGGCTGTTCCGAAGCGGAAGATGTCGCGCAGCAACACGCGCCACCGCCGGTCGCAGTGGAAGGCTGCGGTCCCCACCCTGGTTGCGTGCGAGCGCTGCCACGAGCCCAAGCAGCAGCACATCGCGTGCCCCTCGTGCGGCACTTACAACAAGCGCCAGGTCCTCGAGGTCTGA
- a CDS encoding helicase-related protein, producing MDLVPALHEPLRQPLKSVLGPATAKVMAEHLGLLTVGDLLHHYPRRYEERGQLTHLADLPMDEHVTVVAQVADARLHTFASARAPRGKGQRLEVTITDGSGRLQLVFFGNGVHKPHKELLPGTRAMFAGKVSVFNRRLQLAHPAYELLRGDSEDPVESVETWAGALIPIYPATAKLESWKIGKAIQTVLPTAQEAVDPLPDSLREGRGLVPLPEALLKIHRPHTKADIEDARARLKWDEAFVLQVALARRRHADAQLPAVPRQPGTDGLLAAFDARLPFTLTEGQQRVSREIFDDLATEHPMHRLLQGEVGSGKAQPLDSLVLTPTGFRPMGDVRVGDEVVVPDGDIALIDGVFPQGERDVWRLVLSDGSSVECDDEHLWIVGTRGGWHRGQAPKVMTTREIRLDTFKANGSSKWYIPSAKPVDLGGDAGLPLDPYLIGLLLGDGSFRHDLRLSTIDGEIRDAVAAAVAPECRLVPVKGSHCDYTIQLKQRAGGVRNPVIQVLRELGLWGTTSHDKFVPQDFKNAPVKDRLAVLQGLLDTDGTVQADGMNISLCSASRRLAEDVAWLVRSLGGRARVLPKKAAYSVQLSLPDAYAPFRLTRKAERVRPRPKYNTFRRGIRAVEYVGRKPVQCISVAHPSHAYVTDNFTVTHNTMVALRAMLAVVDAGGQAAMLAPTEVLAQQHHRSIVEMMGELAEGGMLGGAEQATKVVLLTGSMGAAARRQALLDLTTGEAGIVIGTHALIEDKVQFHDLGLVVVDEQHRFGVEQRDALRGKGKQPPHLLVMTATPIPRTVAMTVFGDLETSVLDQLPAGRSPIASHVVPAADKPHFLARAWERVREEVGNGHQAYVVCPRIGDEEDDSKKSARKKSPESPESPESPESPEDAAEKRPPLAVLDVAEQLSKGPLQGLRVEVLHGRMQPDDKDAVMRRFAAGETDVLVATTVIEVGVNVPNATVMVIMDADRFGVSQLHQLRGRVGRGSAPGLCLLVSEMPEASAARQRLSAVAATLDGFELSRIDLEQRREGDVLGQAQSGTRSSLRVLAVIEDEEIIAEAREEAVAVVAADPELTHLPALRTALDALLDEDREQYLDKG from the coding sequence ATGGATCTCGTGCCCGCACTTCACGAACCGCTGCGACAACCACTGAAGTCGGTGCTCGGCCCCGCCACCGCGAAGGTGATGGCCGAGCACCTCGGCCTGCTCACCGTCGGCGACCTCCTCCACCACTACCCGCGCAGATACGAGGAGCGCGGCCAGCTCACGCACCTCGCCGACCTCCCCATGGACGAGCACGTCACGGTGGTCGCCCAGGTCGCCGACGCACGCCTGCACACCTTCGCCTCCGCCCGGGCCCCGCGCGGCAAGGGCCAGCGCCTGGAGGTCACGATCACGGACGGCAGCGGCCGCCTCCAACTGGTCTTCTTCGGCAACGGCGTTCACAAGCCCCACAAGGAGCTCCTGCCGGGCACGCGCGCGATGTTCGCGGGCAAGGTCTCCGTCTTCAACCGCCGCCTCCAACTCGCCCACCCCGCCTACGAGTTGCTGCGAGGCGACTCCGAAGACCCCGTCGAGTCCGTCGAGACGTGGGCGGGCGCCCTGATTCCGATCTACCCGGCCACGGCCAAGCTGGAGTCCTGGAAGATCGGCAAGGCGATCCAGACGGTCCTGCCCACCGCCCAGGAGGCCGTCGACCCGCTGCCGGACTCCCTGCGCGAGGGCCGCGGCCTGGTCCCCCTCCCCGAGGCCCTCCTGAAGATCCACCGCCCGCACACCAAAGCGGACATCGAGGACGCCCGCGCCCGCCTCAAGTGGGACGAGGCCTTCGTCCTCCAGGTCGCCCTGGCCCGCCGCCGGCACGCGGACGCCCAGCTCCCGGCGGTCCCCCGCCAACCCGGCACCGACGGCCTCCTCGCGGCCTTCGACGCCCGCCTCCCGTTCACCCTCACCGAGGGCCAGCAGCGGGTCTCCAGGGAGATCTTCGACGACCTCGCGACCGAGCATCCGATGCACCGGCTGTTGCAGGGGGAGGTCGGATCGGGCAAGGCCCAGCCTCTCGACTCGCTGGTGCTCACACCCACGGGCTTCCGCCCCATGGGGGATGTGCGGGTGGGCGACGAGGTGGTGGTGCCGGACGGGGACATCGCGCTGATCGATGGCGTCTTTCCTCAGGGAGAGCGCGATGTGTGGCGCTTGGTCCTGTCCGACGGGAGTTCCGTCGAGTGCGACGACGAGCATCTCTGGATCGTCGGCACGAGGGGTGGTTGGCACCGTGGCCAGGCTCCCAAGGTCATGACGACCCGGGAGATCCGTCTCGACACGTTCAAGGCCAACGGGTCGTCGAAGTGGTACATCCCGTCGGCAAAGCCGGTCGATCTCGGCGGTGACGCCGGGCTGCCCCTCGACCCGTACCTGATCGGACTGCTGCTGGGGGACGGTTCGTTCCGGCACGATCTCCGTCTTTCCACCATCGACGGCGAGATCCGTGACGCGGTAGCGGCGGCAGTAGCGCCCGAATGCCGGCTGGTACCGGTGAAGGGATCGCACTGTGACTACACGATCCAGCTCAAGCAGCGTGCCGGAGGAGTGCGCAACCCGGTGATCCAGGTCCTGCGCGAGTTGGGCCTCTGGGGAACGACGTCCCACGACAAGTTCGTCCCTCAGGATTTCAAGAACGCTCCGGTCAAGGACCGTCTCGCCGTGTTGCAGGGACTTCTGGACACGGACGGCACTGTCCAAGCCGACGGCATGAATATCTCCCTCTGCTCGGCTTCGCGCCGGCTCGCGGAGGACGTCGCATGGCTCGTACGTTCTCTGGGCGGCCGGGCGCGAGTGCTGCCGAAGAAAGCGGCGTACAGCGTGCAGTTGTCCCTGCCGGACGCTTACGCCCCGTTCCGGCTCACCCGCAAGGCAGAACGCGTGCGTCCGAGGCCGAAGTACAACACGTTCCGCCGCGGCATCCGGGCGGTCGAGTACGTGGGGCGCAAGCCCGTCCAGTGCATCAGCGTCGCCCACCCGAGCCATGCATACGTCACCGACAACTTCACCGTCACCCACAACACCATGGTCGCCCTGCGCGCCATGCTCGCCGTGGTCGACGCCGGCGGTCAGGCCGCCATGCTCGCGCCCACGGAAGTGCTCGCCCAGCAGCACCACAGGTCGATCGTCGAGATGATGGGCGAGCTGGCCGAGGGCGGCATGCTGGGCGGGGCCGAGCAGGCCACGAAGGTGGTGCTGCTCACCGGATCCATGGGCGCGGCAGCCCGCCGACAGGCCCTGCTCGACCTCACCACCGGCGAGGCCGGCATCGTCATCGGCACGCATGCGCTGATCGAGGACAAGGTGCAGTTCCACGACCTGGGCCTGGTCGTGGTCGACGAACAGCACCGCTTCGGCGTGGAGCAGCGCGACGCCCTGCGCGGCAAGGGCAAACAGCCCCCGCACCTCCTGGTCATGACGGCCACGCCCATCCCGCGCACGGTCGCCATGACGGTCTTCGGCGACCTGGAGACCTCGGTCCTCGACCAGCTCCCGGCCGGCCGCTCGCCGATCGCCAGCCATGTCGTGCCGGCCGCCGACAAGCCCCACTTCCTGGCCCGCGCGTGGGAGCGGGTCCGCGAGGAGGTGGGCAACGGCCATCAGGCGTACGTCGTCTGCCCCCGCATCGGCGACGAGGAGGACGACTCCAAGAAGTCCGCCAGGAAGAAGTCTCCGGAGTCCCCGGAGTCCCCGGAGTCCCCGGAGTCCCCGGAGGACGCCGCCGAGAAGCGCCCGCCGCTCGCCGTCCTCGATGTCGCCGAACAGCTCTCCAAGGGCCCCCTCCAAGGCCTCCGGGTCGAGGTGCTGCACGGCCGGATGCAGCCCGATGACAAGGACGCGGTCATGCGCCGCTTCGCCGCCGGGGAGACGGACGTCCTGGTCGCCACGACGGTCATCGAGGTCGGTGTCAACGTCCCCAACGCCACGGTGATGGTGATCATGGACGCCGACCGCTTCGGCGTCTCCCAGCTCCACCAGCTGCGCGGTCGCGTCGGCCGCGGCTCGGCCCCCGGCCTGTGCCTCCTGGTCAGCGAGATGCCCGAGGCGAGCGCGGCCCGCCAGCGCCTGAGCGCCGTCGCCGCCACCCTCGACGGCTTCGAACTCTCCCGCATCGACCTGGAACAACGCCGCGAGGGCGACGTCCTCGGCCAGGCCCAGTCGGGCACCCGCTCCTCCCTGCGGGTGCTCGCGGTCATCGAGGACGAGGAGATCATCGCGGAGGCGCGAGAGGAGGCCGTGGCGGTGGTGGCCGCCGACCCGGAGCTGACCCACCTCCCGGCGCTGCGGACGGCTCTGGACGCCCTCTTGGACGAGGACAGGGAGCAGTATCTGGACAAGGGGTGA
- a CDS encoding ATP synthase F0 subunit B: MDVQKKLDEIVAAVSGARSMPMSASCVVNRAELLSMLEEVRAALPGSLAQAQELIGDREQMVEQARQEAERIIQSAHAERGSLISDTEVARRSQAEADRILAEARREAEEIRAEADDYVDSKLANFEVVLTKTLGSVGRGREKLLGTGPGTDEQGYEDEDAPERSHDPQTQRRTADEYVDIKLGAFEAVLAKTLEAVGRGRQKLHGRIATDDLGALADDTSTVQHSSDADYLAGLAALAEEKPPAEQPAQQQDYGQPQPAYSSTPGYAPAGGAPIQQQPDPYGGYPQQAYAQQDPYGYHQADPYAYQGYAPQQAAYDPNLAPQDQQPQQSHQGYALDETSLFDTSMISAEQLRAYEQGRGNG, encoded by the coding sequence GTGGACGTGCAGAAGAAGCTCGACGAGATCGTCGCCGCGGTCTCCGGCGCCCGGTCCATGCCCATGTCGGCCTCGTGCGTGGTCAACCGCGCCGAACTGCTGTCCATGCTGGAAGAGGTGCGCGCGGCGCTGCCCGGCTCCCTCGCCCAGGCCCAGGAGCTGATCGGCGACCGCGAGCAGATGGTCGAACAGGCCCGCCAGGAGGCCGAGCGGATCATCCAGAGCGCGCACGCCGAGCGCGGCTCCCTGATCTCCGACACCGAGGTCGCCCGCCGCTCCCAGGCCGAGGCCGACCGGATCCTCGCCGAGGCCCGCCGGGAGGCGGAGGAGATCCGCGCCGAGGCCGACGACTACGTCGACTCCAAGCTCGCCAACTTCGAGGTCGTCCTCACCAAGACCCTGGGCTCGGTCGGCCGCGGCCGCGAGAAGCTCCTCGGCACCGGCCCCGGCACCGACGAGCAGGGCTACGAGGACGAGGACGCCCCCGAGCGCAGCCACGACCCGCAGACCCAGCGCCGTACGGCCGACGAGTACGTCGACATCAAGCTCGGCGCCTTCGAGGCGGTCCTCGCCAAGACCCTGGAGGCCGTCGGCCGCGGCCGGCAGAAGCTGCACGGCCGGATCGCCACCGACGACCTCGGCGCCCTCGCCGACGACACCAGCACCGTCCAGCACTCCAGCGACGCCGACTACCTCGCCGGCCTGGCCGCCCTCGCGGAGGAGAAGCCCCCAGCCGAGCAGCCCGCCCAGCAGCAGGACTACGGCCAGCCGCAGCCGGCCTACTCCTCCACCCCCGGCTACGCTCCGGCGGGAGGTGCCCCCATCCAGCAGCAGCCCGACCCCTACGGCGGCTACCCGCAGCAGGCGTACGCCCAGCAGGACCCGTACGGCTACCATCAGGCCGATCCGTACGCCTACCAGGGCTACGCCCCGCAGCAGGCCGCGTACGACCCGAACCTGGCCCCGCAGGACCAGCAGCCACAGCAGAGCCACCAGGGATACGCCCTGGACGAGACCAGCCTCTTCGACACCAGCATGATCAGCGCCGAGCAGCTCCGGGCCTACGAGCAGGGCCGCGGCAACGGCTGA
- a CDS encoding DAK2 domain-containing protein: protein MAQVPQTFFDALAVRTWCGLALETLGRSREEIDAINVYPVADGDTGTNLYLTVESAVAAVEAVFAGHAARSGPEGPTLADAARAMAHGALIGARGNSGTILAQLLRGMSQVLADAGTPHADGQGLRLALRHAADSARQAVAHPVEGTVLTVASAAADAACGAEGDCGAVARSAYEGARAALAATPGQLPVLDRAGVVDAGGRGLVAVLGALVETFTGERSRDAAVTAGALRAGAGEGPGDAGPAEDAQDWYAYPRGPHARVEAAEGLAPGGERADGAALADQDGPAFEVIYLLEAEDAAVARLRERLDALGDSLVVVGGDGLWNVHVHVDDAGAAVEAGIEAGRPYRIRITHFGAGDVHTTGAERPRERAQRAVVAVVPGEGLAGLYTEAGATTVLARPGEPPASGELVQAVRRAHAREVVLLPNDAELRHTAAAAAEQARTEGIRVALIPTRSAVQGIAALAVHEPERRFDEDVVSMTSAAGATRYAEVTIAERQAWTMAGICQAGDVLGLIDGDVAVIGSDVTATAETVLDRMLAAGGEMVTLVLGDEAPDTIAEHLEGRVREGYLAVDTVVYRGGRQGAVLLIGVE from the coding sequence GTGGCGCAGGTGCCGCAGACATTCTTCGATGCTCTCGCGGTGCGCACCTGGTGCGGTCTCGCACTCGAGACGCTGGGGCGGTCGCGTGAGGAGATCGACGCGATCAACGTCTACCCCGTGGCGGACGGGGACACCGGCACGAATCTGTATCTGACCGTGGAGTCCGCCGTCGCGGCGGTCGAGGCCGTGTTCGCGGGGCATGCGGCGAGGTCCGGCCCCGAGGGACCGACGCTGGCCGACGCCGCCCGGGCGATGGCGCACGGAGCGCTCATCGGTGCCCGTGGGAACTCCGGGACGATCCTCGCCCAGCTGCTGCGCGGCATGTCCCAGGTGCTGGCTGACGCCGGGACCCCGCACGCCGACGGCCAGGGCCTGCGGCTGGCCCTGCGGCACGCGGCCGACTCCGCCCGGCAGGCCGTGGCCCACCCCGTCGAGGGCACGGTCCTCACGGTCGCCTCGGCCGCTGCCGACGCCGCCTGCGGGGCCGAGGGCGACTGCGGGGCGGTGGCCCGGTCGGCCTATGAGGGAGCGCGCGCGGCTCTGGCCGCGACCCCGGGACAGCTGCCCGTCCTGGACCGCGCCGGGGTGGTCGACGCCGGCGGGCGGGGGCTGGTGGCCGTGCTCGGGGCGCTGGTGGAGACGTTCACGGGGGAGAGGTCGCGGGATGCGGCGGTGACGGCGGGTGCGCTGCGGGCGGGCGCGGGGGAGGGGCCCGGGGACGCGGGGCCGGCCGAGGACGCGCAGGACTGGTACGCGTACCCGCGGGGCCCGCACGCGCGCGTGGAGGCCGCCGAAGGGCTCGCCCCGGGCGGGGAGCGTGCCGACGGTGCCGCCCTGGCCGACCAGGACGGCCCCGCCTTCGAGGTGATCTACCTCCTGGAGGCCGAGGACGCGGCCGTGGCCCGGTTGCGGGAGCGGCTCGACGCACTCGGGGACTCGCTCGTCGTGGTCGGCGGCGACGGGCTGTGGAACGTCCATGTCCATGTCGACGACGCGGGCGCCGCCGTCGAGGCCGGTATCGAGGCCGGGCGGCCCTACCGGATCCGCATCACGCACTTCGGCGCCGGCGACGTGCACACCACCGGTGCCGAGCGGCCTCGCGAGCGCGCCCAGCGTGCCGTCGTGGCCGTGGTGCCCGGCGAGGGCCTGGCCGGTCTGTACACCGAGGCCGGCGCGACCACCGTGCTCGCACGCCCCGGGGAGCCGCCCGCGAGCGGTGAGCTCGTGCAGGCCGTACGGCGGGCCCACGCGCGCGAGGTCGTGCTGCTGCCCAACGACGCCGAGCTGCGCCACACCGCCGCCGCGGCGGCCGAGCAGGCTCGTACCGAGGGCATCCGCGTGGCCCTCATCCCGACCCGCTCGGCGGTCCAGGGCATCGCGGCGCTGGCCGTGCACGAGCCGGAGCGCCGCTTCGACGAGGACGTGGTGTCGATGACCTCGGCGGCCGGCGCGACCCGCTACGCCGAGGTCACCATCGCCGAACGCCAGGCCTGGACGATGGCCGGCATCTGCCAGGCCGGCGACGTCCTCGGCCTGATCGACGGCGACGTGGCCGTGATCGGCTCGGACGTCACGGCCACCGCCGAGACCGTCCTGGACCGCATGCTCGCGGCCGGGGGCGAGATGGTCACCCTGGTGCTCGGCGACGAGGCTCCCGACACCATCGCCGAGCACCTGGAGGGCCGGGTCCGCGAGGGGTACCTCGCCGTCGACACGGTCGTGTACCGGGGCGGGCGGCAGGGGGCCGTGCTGCTCATCGGCGTGGAGTAG
- the coaD gene encoding pantetheine-phosphate adenylyltransferase produces MRRAVCPGSFDPITNGHLDIISRASRLYDEVYVAVMINQSKKGLFEIDERIDLIRRVTAEYGNVRVEAFHGLLVDFCKQREIPAIVKGLRAVSDFDYELQMAQMNNGLSGVETLFIPTNPTYSFLSSSLVKEVATWGGDVSHLVPAEVLQALTERLRKD; encoded by the coding sequence GTGCGCCGCGCCGTATGTCCCGGGTCGTTCGACCCGATCACCAACGGACACCTCGACATCATCTCCCGCGCCTCCAGGCTGTACGACGAGGTCTACGTCGCGGTGATGATCAACCAGTCGAAGAAGGGCCTGTTCGAGATCGACGAGCGGATCGACCTGATCCGCCGGGTCACCGCCGAGTACGGCAACGTCCGCGTCGAGGCCTTCCACGGCCTGCTCGTCGACTTCTGCAAGCAGCGCGAGATCCCCGCCATCGTCAAGGGCCTGCGCGCGGTCAGCGACTTCGACTACGAGCTCCAGATGGCCCAGATGAACAACGGCCTCTCGGGCGTGGAGACCCTCTTCATCCCCACCAACCCCACCTACAGTTTTCTGTCGTCCTCCCTGGTCAAGGAGGTCGCGACCTGGGGCGGCGACGTCTCCCACCTGGTTCCCGCGGAGGTCCTCCAGGCCCTCACCGAGCGCCTGCGGAAGGACTGA